The genomic window TTAGATTTATGTTTTGAGGTAATAACCCTCAATTTTAAGGACATTGAGCGAACAAGGTGTCTCTAACAACTCTCACTGCATCAGTTTGTCGAACCTTTTCATTTTTCGTCACCATAACATTACATGACATGCCTGTATTATTCTTAAATGTTACATCACATCTCCACCGCTGGATGCACGACTAAATAAATCCTGCGTCTgttttgtctttcttttttaGTGCAATAATATTCTTCTTTGTCAAAAGTGAAGGTGGAGCATCGTCGGCCTCAGAGGAAACGCCGTTGTTGATTAACAGTGTAAGTGTGGCGACCGTCTGCAGTGACACGTCGCTATTTATTGATTCCCGTAAACTCGGGCTGCATGATATCACATCACTATATGtgaattttctgccagtaaCATTACGATATAAAACGAAAACGAGACCTGTCAACAGACATAATGCGATGCGATAATCGCGCATGCACACAATAGCGAAGCCCTGAAACGATACCTCATGCTGCGCTACTCTAAACTTaacttttttaattattattttcccATATGTCATTCTGCAAGTTCTTTAAACATAAGTGTGATTCTATGTCGTGTCTTTATTGTGTCCCTATTTGGAAATGCGAAAGATGTTTGTGATGGACACTTTTTCTGTTGCTAAAGCTGGATTTGGAAATTTCATCCTTGACGGAAGAATAGCCTAATGTCAGACGTTGAATTTGCTTAGCTAGGTCAGCAACAAACAGCTGGTAGTACTGTTGAACATTTTGAGTTCTCCATTGAATTACCCGCAACTAGCTTATTTTTACGATTGatattctgtaaaaaaaaaaaatccccttgATGTTCCATGAATGTTTCTGTAATTGATGTAGACTTAATGAGAAATACATAtttcaatttgtttttttttctcatttgcaTAGAAAATTTGTACTAAATTACGTCATTATTGCTGCACCACAAACTCTGTCTGGAATTCTTCTGACAATTGCAACGGGCTTCTGTGAAAGTGTTAAATTTCAGTGTATTCATCTGTGATTTGACATCATATCCCATTCCACATTCGCAGAGAAGCAATTCTGATGGTCTGGGAGCCACAGATGAGTCATGGGTAGACCGTCTTTCTCCGAAGATGAAGCGAATCCTGTATGTATCCATTTGCCCATTAATCCATTGTGTGAAAGACAAAATGGCcgttcctgaaagcagggttaaTTTAATCAGCGTACAGCTAATCCGTGTTAACCTCATCAAAATTCAACCTGATTTCTAAATGAAATCATCTTAAAATGGTCTcgtcctgatttttttttataagtaaTCATACAAAAGTATGTCTTGTTCTTACTAAAGCTGCGTGTGAAGTTGCATCTTTGACAACTCAAATAAAACATTCAGACTTTAGCATGTAGATCCCAGTGGATACTTTTGTAAGTCTTTCCTTCAGACCCTGGGGAGACAGTCttcgttcttcagtgaacacCTGTCATAAGACATGAGACACCTTTATtgtaactgtaaaaaaaaaaaaaaaaaactcacaatgaAATTCTGTCTGGTGACTTTCATGTACAAAAGAAAAGCAGGGATCTGGACAAGAGCAGAGAGATCATTTGTCAAGaaagcacagtttgtggaaatataaattaagaaaatgaaCGAATgagttaaaattaattaaaattatgacTTAAATGGGTAAGGGAAATATTCAACAGGTAGGAAAATTTGGaacgttttttttaaaaaaaaaaagaatctgtgAGTGCTTTCACTGAGGTCCTCCGTTAACCAGAGTGGTGGTGCTTGAAGGTGCTTATGTGTTTAATGTGCTGTGCGACCTGCCGTACGTGTTCTGTTCCCGCCTAGCGGCTCAGGACTTGCCGCCGTTGCCGGGCTGCTGTACGGCTCCTCGTTCGTGCCAGTGCTTTACATAAAAAACCACGGCGCGCGGAAGGACGGCGGATTCGCCGGGGCCAGTCAGTTCGGTAAGACTGCGTCTTGTGGCTTTAGCGTAATTAGCCGTTGCCAAATGAACAATCGCAAACCATTTGTTAGAGTCCCTTTATTAACGAGCTTCTGTTTGGCCTGAATCTTCGTTTCACCTGTTTTGCAGACCTCGACTATGTCTTCGCACAGTTCAGTGGCATATTTCTCACGAGCACGGTATATCTCCTCGTTTACTGCGCTATTATGAAGAATAAACCTCAAGTTTACTCTAAAGCCATACTGCCAGGTAAGTGACTGTTAACGCAGAAGCCTGCCTCAGTCGTCACGTTTATGGGGAGACTCTACAAGAGTCGCGTTGctgttcccagcatgcattgttCCTTAACAATGTGTATGTGGCCTACATAGTCCCACCACTTCCTTCATTTCGGTGATACTGCTACTGATACTGATACTGTTACTTAAAGTCTGCTCCACTAACCACATGTCAGTAGATTTCAGGTTTAGTTGCCATTTGTCCATTAAATAAAGATAGTGATTAGATTCTGTGGGTCCAGCTCAATAGCATTTTAATAACGGGGGAAAACAGACATCGGTGTGTATTATCACAGATTGTCAGAAAAATAGAATACAGCTTGTGTTTTTGCTTGACaccggggctgtaccctcaagggtctgccaattgtacccttagctgttggtaattgtacattttaaggtacggaaatggactctgaggaagaTCTCCAAGGTACAAACGACATTAATGGTACTTCCACTTGGTAGAAAAACgttcatttctgtaccttaaaaggtacaggcACCTACTGCTAAGGGTACTATCGGCAGCCCCTTAAGGGTAcagtcccagtgacaagcaaaggtacaaattgtcaCTTTGTTTTCCTGACACTGCATGTGCTGCAATGGCCGCATCTGAGCTGCAAGCATTTCTGTCACCTCAGGGTTCGCCTCTGGCTTAATGTGGGGTGTGGCCACGTGCTGCTGGTTCCTGGCCAATGACTACCTCAGTGCTGTGGTCAGCTTTCCCATCATCACCGCCGTAAGTAGCTCTAGGGGGCGCCATTCCCACTAATGGCACTAACATGCTGGATTTGAAATAGGAGCGCAAGTGTGATATCGCATGCGGTCAATTCCAGACTGGTATAACCGACTGCCCATTGGTTAACATTGGGTTAAACCCTACAGTGACTGACAGTGAATGGTAACGTTAGGTACTAGGTATCTCAAAGCCTCGTTTTTCCTCCCACAGCACTGAGATTTTTAAGCAATTCATGACTTTCATAAGGTTTAGCACCAgtgctaaaaaaaataatttaagtaaATTGCGAAATATGCAACACGCTCTTCCTTTTGTTACACAAACTTCTTTAGCTGCCCTCCCAAATGGTCAGCTCTTCTGAGCTTTATGGGATAGTccagtccagaaagtaaaaatccaggccaagattttgtttcagccaaccagttgtgCATAAAGAGTCAGTGTCTCAGCTGgctggttgaagcaaaatcctGGATTTAGCGAGTAACAGGATAGTTATACAGCAACTGCTGTGACATGTACCTGAAGTGAGTGGACGCTCTTCCGCCAGTGTTTAGCTGGCTTGTTGATGACTTTTTCTTTTAGGAACTCTATATATGTTTAGAGTAAACTAACTACAATGCACATTCACTAATGCAGTATGGCtgctataatttttattttattacagttttGCCAAAGCGTGAAATGGAGAAGCGCTGTACTCTAAGCACCGATCCAAATAATTGAATATTTTCTGTTtgctggaaatgtttttttctactgttaataaataatttgttttattagttttttttttaaaatatatatatgttgcTATTACCCAGAGTGACTTCCAAGATTTCTGTCATAACAGTCTGTAAAGCTACATTGTGTTGTAGCAAAACGTACCATATGAAGAAGCACGCAAGCCAATGAATTACATTTCGTAATAAAATTGTGGTTTGTAGGGATGGGGGTGTAACGCAAGGGGACACTGGCCTGAGGAAACGAGGTTTACGGaaatttagcattttttttttaatcggaaCAAAATTCAGGATACTGCGCTTTTATATGCACTGATATGACGCAAACTCCGAGCCAGTGTGACCCACAACGTTTCTGCCATCCAGGATGCAGGCATTCTTTTAATTCCCATTTGGACCATTTTAATCCCCTCTGGACCTGTGTGCCATGGTGCGAGTCGAGTGTCCGCGGTTCGCGCCGTCCCGATTTCAATAAGTCTTGCGTAACTTTTCCCTGTCTGTAATGTGACAGTTTAAAACCCATCAAAAACGAAGTTTAACAGGATTGATGAACGACACAGATTGTCGTTATCACAGACTTTCGCGTTATTAACAGCGATGCTGTCTGTCTCCACAGGGACCTGGGTTTATAGCTGCCGTTTGGGGAGTTCTCGTTTTTAAAGAGGTGAAAGTAAGTACCTGTAACGACATTTATATCATGTTTCTGCTAGAGTAACCCTCATCCATGTTGGCTGCGAGTACATGCAGTGTTTTTATAGGGATATcaaaaattattattagtaaTAGTATCATAAATGGTCATGATGTAAACTTATTCTTAAAAAAATTTTCTTTAAGAGAGTCCAGTTATTACCGATGTAACAACAGACACAGTTCTACAAAACCATTTTGGACATCTCAGTGAACCGCGATACTAGCCGATCGCTAATGTCGCGAAAGCCCTCAATTAGCGCAAACCGTTTCCCAGCAGCCGGTGTGCGTGGGGCCTGATTAGCACTTTCATAGCAGAAATGCAGAATTCTCTCGCTGAATTATCACGAAGACGACTGCTATAGCGCAGCCAATTATCCATAAATGAAGCTGAGGTGAAATTTCTAACGGGTCATTAGGAAGACTGATAAAGTTTGGGTTTTCGTAACACAAAGGAGAATTCTGCACAAAATATCATTTTAAGGAAGTGAGCCTGTTTTACCCTAATTCGGGGTTTCCTAGTCCGGTCCTCGCGGACCctgcagacggtccatgtttttgctgccgTTTACCTAAAGCTTTCGTTTTGTTATTCCCCAGTagggtgctgggagggagcaaaaatgtggaccatttgTGGGTTAAttgaggaccaggttgagaaacactgttctaaTTTTTCTCTCATAATTCTACCCCACAGGGATTACGAAACTGTTTAATTCTGGCCCTGGCTTTCTGTATTGTTCTTGCCGGCGCCCTGCTGACTGCGTTTTCCAAAGTATGAGTCCACCTGCGGTTGTTTCTACCACTAGGGGGAGCCATTGGATAGTCTTAATGTGAAAAGTCACCGAACAAGAACGGCACAATTTGAAGTTTACAATTACTGAAATATAATAAACTGTTCCATATCTTTGATATTGCCCGTAATGTACCATAACTACATTTCCCAGTATGCTTTTTACCACTCAGTTGTCTAATTAAGCTGTTACGCGAATACAAGCACTTAATTCAGTTCTGAATTTATATTCTGTACACAACCTAAATCAAGTTTATCCGTGGGAGGTGTATATAATATTAGAATTAGATTTTACCTAATGGCAGCAACACAGGATGATTATAATTTTCATATTTCTTCATATTGTTGACAGTAAATAAtcaaaaattatatttttgcattttaaacgCCCACAATCTGTAAAACCTCCACATTCTATGGGCTCTGACGGTAACACTGTTACTCCTCTGTGTATGAAGTGCGTGCAGAAATTCAGCACCGTTTCCTTGCCCATTCACCTCTTCTTTTGCTATTAATTTTTGGGACACTTTCTAGAAAGGTACGGGCAGGGTTTGGCGGTGGGTAAGCGATTCATAGGTCACCTAGGAAACCAGAATGTTGGTTTATATTGCCGCTGTTTGTCTCACTGGACATTTAGAAAATTGGATTTTAAAGGGACAGTGTAACTAAATCCCAAGGAGTAGAGCTCGTGCGTGATGCGAAATGCTGCCTGTTTGTTTTTCAGTGCAGTATGGACCAGTATAACATTCATTCTCCTGCTGTACTGGTATACATTTACTATTGTTTTTTACAGGTATAACGGGTATTACAGATTATGATTGAACCCTTTAAGACTGATATAATAAAGTTTAGATCTAAGAATTTCTATTTTTTTACCTGGTAACTGGCATTTGATAATTTTGGGATCAAGGGAAGTTGTTGATTAATGTGTCACTCTGTAAATTATATATGTAAATTTGCACATATCTTCTTCCAAATGTTTGTGTCCAGTTTGTCCTATTCTTAC from Brienomyrus brachyistius isolate T26 unplaced genomic scaffold, BBRACH_0.4 scaffold47, whole genome shotgun sequence includes these protein-coding regions:
- the tmem144a gene encoding transmembrane protein 144a, with amino-acid sequence MSIRSIQSVVLILATLFGLLCCHSNTDPEDTLEVRAGDHANTGYESVRYLLMGNSTNTTSLTYGFIACAISVTFYGSNFVPVKKIHTGDGMFFQWVLCAAIWTVSLIVNLILNCPKFWPLAMLGGAIWATGNITVVPILKTIGLGLGILIWGSFNLLMGWASSRFGWFGIDPEEVAKPVLNYCGAGLCLLSAIIFFFVKSEGGASSASEETPLLINSRSNSDGLGATDESWVDRLSPKMKRILGSGLAAVAGLLYGSSFVPVLYIKNHGARKDGGFAGASQFDLDYVFAQFSGIFLTSTVYLLVYCAIMKNKPQVYSKAILPGFASGLMWGVATCCWFLANDYLSAVVSFPIITAGPGFIAAVWGVLVFKEVKGLRNCLILALAFCIVLAGALLTAFSKV